From Vigna angularis cultivar LongXiaoDou No.4 chromosome 11, ASM1680809v1, whole genome shotgun sequence:
AATCATTTTGTATCCCTAATTAAATTGGTTAAGATTCATGGCTGAAGGAatgcttcctttttctttttgtctgaAGGACCAACTTCTTATGCTCCTGTGATTGAAGCTGCCATAGACATAGTTGAGAAAAGTCGTGGCCAATTCCATGTGTTGGTTATAGTTGCTGATGGCCAGGTATTCAATTAAAGTTGCCTTCATGTGTGTTTACTATTATTAGATTTAATCTTAAATCTTATTAGCATAAATGTGCTTGATTTTAAGGTTACAAGAAGTGTCAACACTGGAGATGGAGAACTAAGTCCGCAGGAAGAGAAGACAATTAAAGCCATAGTTGATGCAAGGTAGATATAACTCAATCAATCCTTGTGAagaatattgtttttataattgaaatgaATTCACATCATGCTAAGATAAAACAATCTCTCTTCTTCTGTATCACAACCCTCACTTTCCTCACTCTAAACCTCTAATCTTAACTCTCTTCTTCACTTACTTTGACCTCcaatttttctattaaagtTTTGGTAGTTTCGGgtgtgattttaattttggcATTCTGAATATATTTCAGATTTGGTCAATCCAAAAGTATTATTGATACATTTAACAcataaatatattctaaattcaTCAATccgaaaaatatttttaaatttagaaatacatttcaaattagATTATCCTAAACATGTTCTGaaacatgtattttaaattattcaattcaaaacatatttcTGGTAGTGGGTGGTGGATTTGGCGACGGTAATACAGGGGGCGGCGGAATCTAGCGGTGCACCGTCGCTGGGAAACAAGTGCTGCATAGGAGAAAGAGAGGGTAAAACGATAACTTGAtgcagaagaaaaaaaggaggtGCAAGAAGTAGAGAAGCTGATAGATTGTGAGAAATGGACCTATAAAGTATAATATGCTTAAATGTTGAGTCCAACCCACGTATATTCATTAGAAACGGTTAACAATTCAACCTACATTAATTTTcctaattttttatgaaaactgCACAACAATATTAGTGAAGTAAGTAAATGatgtaattcttttaatataaattcaatGTTTCTACCTCCCAACCAAAATAGTAAATCACATTGATAAAATATGatagttaaataatattaaactagATAGATGACTTAATCATTTATAAATTCATGAGTTATTAATGTGAAAATCATTTAGAGACTTCGCCAAATAGTTAGtctaaaaaattattgtcatttttggggaaaaaaaaataaacaattacatttaattttaaacttcttAATTCGCCTTTAACTTGAGAATATTCATACGATCAGTTTAAATAATTTCCCAAATTTACTAAAGAAGTTACTAATGGTGGATtagttcattttctttatttaggATCTTAAAACTCACAAGAGTTGAATAGTTAACTCGAGAGTTTCATCACCTtgattatatgatatatattatttatttattttttatttgtgataCCAGTGCATATCCTCTTGCAATAATTCTAGTTGGAGTTGGTGATGGACCCTGGGAAGACATGAGAAAGTTCGATGACAGGATACCTGCACGCGATTATGACAATTTTCAGGTATAACAATACCTATTATCAGCAACAAATATTTAACGCATAATTATGTTGTTAATTTTCTAAATAGTTTTACTTGAACCTAGGTATAATTCCTTTAagatttcattaaatataagaGTTTAGATAAAAATTtctcaaatttaattattttcaaataattcaagGATTTGGAGCtgaattaattaatgatttaattattgaaGCAGATTTTCCCTTTGTTGTGTGCAGTTTGTAAATTTCACGGAAATAATGTCGAGAAACATAAGCCCATCGGAGAAAGAAGCAGCTTTTGCTTTGGCTGCTCTCATGGAGATTCCATTCCAATATAAAGCAACGATGGAATTTGGAATACTTGGGTATGATCATAAACAGAggttaataaaagaaatgagctaataacaaaatatgcagtttttgtttgaatatgttatgtttgattgtgtataTTTTTTGTGGTTTTGGAGAATAGACGTGTGACAGGAAGAGCCAAGAGAATAGTTCCAAAAGCTCCTCCTCTACCATATTCTAGGCCTACACCATCACTAGCTCGTCTTCCCACCACTGCACCACCTTCCTCCACTGATGACAACAACCAATCGGTATGTTTTAATAACCTTAAATACATAAACATTACAATTGAGGTTCTTTTACGATTGATTTGGTGTTGTATCTTCTGTTCTACAGGTTTGTCCTGTTTGTTTGACCAATCCAAGAGACTTGGCCTTCGGGTGTGGTCACATGGTGagttatcattatttttatttttttaaattgatttagtattattattatttatacaatattttgGAAAAACAGACTTGCAAGGATTGTGGATACAAGTTAACTAATTGTCCCATGTGTCGAGAGAGGATCACTACTCGTCTGAGGGTGTACAGTGGATGATTGTAAGTGATAAAAATGAAGCACATTATTAATTACATAGTTTGCATTTCCAATTAACGTTCATGGTGTGGATAACAGTCTAAAAGTGAACATATATGCTTTATGGATGTGTGGAGTATGAATTGGCCTCTTTCTCTGTATATGTATTACGTTAATTGCATTTCTCTCTCTTTGAgtttggttaaaaaaaaattaaaagtaagcAACTTTAATGTTTATAGTTTTAtcaattatttgattttcatttacacattaaaaaataattttagtttaccTTTAGTTTATCGTCCATCTTTTTAATAGACATGctaatatgataaatttatatgtaaaattaattattagttttgtaAATTCAATCACTTTACATAATGatgtaataatatgttaaaaataatatttgaaaaacgtATGGAAAACAAAACACTTAATCCGAACACCTCTTTTGGGAATTTACTATATTAAtcagaatttaattaaaaaatatataaaatatttttttctttcaacagtGCATAAGAATATCATTCAATCACATAATACGAGATTATGGAACTTTTCTCCAAGACAGATggttaaacaaatattttagatgtgtcaaaatctttatatagatgtataagaaattttggagttatcaaatatataaaatatattaaaattttaaaaaaaataattcatattatatattaatttatataaatatataaaaaaattgagggACTAGCCCCTATCCGCACCAGGGTTTCAGCAACTCCTGCACAAAGTGGCCCATGCATGCTTGAAAGTCCAAGTGTGTTGTATTCTAAATCTCTATTACAATATTATAACAATAAGCATGTTATTTTTTGACCGTTTATcatataaaatctttaaataataCGTAAGAgttttaaaagttgaaaatataacttcgtatttgtttaaaaatcaatttctttatatatagaaAGATAAGATTGTTATGACTTGATTGTGAATATAATCCAAACATATGAACTTGACATctcttaaatataaatgaaaaacatatattaataatatatatatatatatatatatatattaataaattgattatgaCTTGTTTTAAGGAGTCTTATAAgtaataattattagttttcatacttaatattttaagtattattaattataattattagttatagtattttatttcccattttaagaatttttcttGCAACGTATATTGAATTACTAAAAACAATGAAGCTTATTAACTATACtatatttacataattaaatgttatctgtgtttaaatttgtaattttcttctcaaaaagtaaataataagtttacttcaaataagaataaaaacaaacattttaattaaatttaaaagaattaaaatcgGTTATAAACTCGTTTCAAGAATAAAAGcaaatttttaagaaaactggatatttaatttaaaaaacatgttatcTTTACTACCTAATAAATGATAAACTGGGCACCATACATGTAATCTTCTagtgttttatatatatatatatatatatatatatatatatatatatatatatatatatatatatatatatatatatatatatatatatatatatatatatatatatatatatatatatatatatatttaacttttagtaTTTTCTACCATTTTTTAATGCACGTGTCTTATTCCTTTTAAGaagtttaaatttgttttataatttaaatactttGTCTCTAAACATGCCATATTACTTCTGATTTTACCTCctgctaatttattttatttttaatatgtttatttaatattttgttttaattatatatttgtatattattttgttattctaTATCTCAactatagttttattttatttaaatatagttaCAATATATACacacaagttttaaaaaatgttataagaataaaaaccagtatttttaattaaatttaaaagaataaaaatactttaaagacttatttcatgaataaaagtaaattttgcGAAAGAAAACTGTATACATAACAtggaaaaacatttaaattcgCAATTAGTCAAACATGCTAAAAAGTCTCATTGATCAAAGCTGGAATAGCTCAGCTGGTTAGAGCGTGTGGCTGTTAACCACAAGGTCGGAGGTTCAAACCCTCCTTCTAGcgtatagttttattttttaatacttttagtATTTTCTACCATTTTTTAATGCACGTGTCTTATTTaagttgaaatttgtttttgtctCTAAACATGCCATATTACTTACGTTTTCAGCTATTgctaatttactttattttgaatatgtctatttaatgttttgttttaatttacaaattttatattattttattattctatatcttaactatatttttattttatataaatattattttgggtGTGGAGGTCGAAATCAATAGTTTAAGTTGTGTTGAGTGGTTGTCTTGGATTTAAAAGTTGTCTAGAAATCTATGTAAGGTTGAATCGATAATTTTGGTTGCTCGTCAAAATCTTTTCAAGGGTATTTATAGGAGACACTTTGATGTCAATGTCTGCAAAACATTGAGAGTTCAAATATTAATGTGCAGTACATGCATATCACCTACCTTCTTACCTCgaacttgtatttataggttttaaaGTTGACTTTTGATCAATATTGGCCTAAAAATGGTctaattgtaaataattttgcTTTACCTCTTAGTTGATTAACATTAGAGTTAATTGTGTTTGTTCATGCTCGACCGATCCTAAGATAGCTTGTTAAGTGGTTGACATCAAAGCTAATCGATCGGTCTACAACTGACCGATCGGTCTACAGCTGAACGATCAGTCTGTGGTTGATTGATCGGTCATACAGTACACGTGCCCCCTATTGAGACCTCGACAAGTGCaccggatcgttcaagtaataaaccggtaagtccggaaatcgttttcccaagagatttgttttgattcacagattgattaaaatttactaatttaacgaatattaaatgtaattttgaaGCAAACTTAAGATTAGCATACAGATGTAAaataaagtggtaaaaacagatgaattaaagttcattggggttgaaattcaagttcatcactccagtaattttctactaacacaattccttaaaattaagcatcgacattcTAGGCGCATCCATCCCTTGATCCCTCAGATGACAATTCAAaatcactcaaactaaattactaatcccttagctaatttagttatcagatttgccttaaacacaatgtcacagatgactaaaaattccctcctatgtttaggactcgaaatcctttagcagttctatcctaggtccgcggtctcatacatttcccaatgatttaatcgttcaaatagctcagattcccatcgtaggcatgaataataaagataaaacattaaattcatacaagatcatgcattaatagagaaattacaaagagtttcataactttactctcaaccccagtgaaatggagttttaaCTACACATATACATAATAGAAGcgagaaatgatggattggatggtagaaattggtggttttccaccatggaagcacTTGGACAGCAGCTGGACGTCTCCCCTGGTCTCCTCTCCGTCAGAACTCCTCCCCTCCGAACTCCCCTTCTGCCTCTGGATTCTGGTTTATAAAAAGAAGGGTCCAATAATTGAGTCACAGGTGTCTCGCTGGGCGAACGTCCAAtcgctcgctggacgagcgtcttagCTGGACGTCTTGGATGAGCGTCCACTCTCTGAGCGAGCGTCCTCTGtgctctggacgagcgtccactttctggacgagcgtccactgataTTCCtcgcttggacgagcgtccttgtGCCCACAGgtcgacgagcgtccgcttgcTATGAAACGAGCGTGCGCTCGCTGtgtgacgagcgtcctcttgctgttcgatgagcgttcgttctctggacaacgagcgtccgctcgctATGAAACGAGCGTGCGCTCGCTGtgtgacgagcgtccgctcactGGGCTATGAGCGTCCGCGCATCTTTctaagtcgcgcccggcgcccatTTTCTCGCACTCGGGCGTGAGCCTCTCTGTAAAATCGCGCCCGACGccctttttctcacgcccgAGCGTGAAACTCTCGGCAGAACAGCGTCCACTGAGCGTGGTCCAAGTCTTTgatagtatccaatccttattttacttcgaaataaacaaacaaaagcatcaaaaaacatttaaactgtaaaaattatacttatatcaataattatatacttttcatgagaattaacactataacttactcaaaagcacaacaatttaagcaacaaaaacaagtaaaggtTACAtctatcaaactcccccaaacttatatattttcatgtcctcatgaaaataaacaaaaacaatagaaaaacgAACCCAACAAGGTAGTTAgtattccatcacataatctatgtcacaaaagtaaggattgtacctacacctccaaatattcagatcaaatgttataacttctatattgacaagttcttgaatccaaaatgataagataaccagaaaaagaataatacAATTATGCTCAACCAGTGTTTATCTCAACCTGCAAGTGTATACTCTCTAATTCACGCTCAGAGtgtcatcaactacttcatcaacttttgcaagtcatctcataAACAATTCAcacattctgatttaaatcaaaaggactttctcaggttataacttggcttggctagaagaaacatggttttatagggaaacaaaacaacactgaagaagaggagaacaagaacataacacATTGAAACTTATTTAtcaacttcctcttcattcatcacataacacattttctgaatttttctctaacttgaaatattaatttttttttcatacagtttaagactcaactgattatgatttcccccaaacttaataTCTACCTACCTCttgacaaatatgtttcttgttctcttcttctagagtgttggataaggtagattgttcTGTAAGAAGCTCAGggttcacaaaaaaaatatataaataaggcTCAAACAGGGTAACAAAGGATGGATATTCACATATGGGTagtcatctggccaagtagttaatttcaaaaacaacaactgcctttc
This genomic window contains:
- the LOC108333202 gene encoding E3 ubiquitin-protein ligase RGLG4 isoform X1, which produces MGNLFGKNKKHSTHSSSHDKGRGGGIFTTTRGLPPNFPSQISSSLPPPLLYPSLEPPSSTAPPPPMRSRSVSKKPSFLRVDSKQSSSVMDKKQSAAKKYALIRDNFSTLEQVTTALRKEGLESSNLILGIDFTKSNEWTGRISFNKRSLHAIGTTPNPYEKAISIIGKTLAPFDDDNLIPCFGFGDATTHDQEVFSFHSDHSPCHGFEEVLACYQKIVPNLKLSGPTSYAPVIEAAIDIVEKSRGQFHVLVIVADGQVTRSVNTGDGELSPQEEKTIKAIVDASAYPLAIILVGVGDGPWEDMRKFDDRIPARDYDNFQFVNFTEIMSRNISPSEKEAAFALAALMEIPFQYKATMEFGILGYDHKQRRVTGRAKRIVPKAPPLPYSRPTPSLARLPTTAPPSSTDDNNQSVCPVCLTNPRDLAFGCGHMTCKDCGYKLTNCPMCRERITTRLRVYSG
- the LOC108333202 gene encoding E3 ubiquitin-protein ligase RGLG4 isoform X2, whose translation is MGNLFGKNKKHSTHSSSHDKGRGGGIFTTTRGLPPNFPSQISSSLPPPLLYPSLEPPSSTAPPPPMRSRSVSKKPSFLRVDSKQSSSVMDKKQSAAKKYALIRDNFSTLEQVTTALRKEGLESSNLILGIDFTKSNEWTGRISFNKRSLHAIGTTPNPYEKAISIIGKTLAPFDDDNLIPCFGFGDATTHDQEVFSFHSDHSPCHGFEEVLACYQKIVPNLKLSGPTSYAPVIEAAIDIVEKSRGQFHVLVIVADGQVTRSVNTGDGELSPQEEKTIKAIVDASAYPLAIILVGVGDGPWEDMRKFDDRIPARDYDNFQFVNFTEIMSRNISPSEKEAAFALAALMEIPFQYKATMEFGILGRVTGRAKRIVPKAPPLPYSRPTPSLARLPTTAPPSSTDDNNQSVCPVCLTNPRDLAFGCGHMTCKDCGYKLTNCPMCRERITTRLRVYSG